A section of the Helicobacter pylori genome encodes:
- a CDS encoding sulfite exporter TauE/SafE family protein translates to MQMMHNLSFLGMFLAALSMSLGHCVGMCGGIVSAFSQIRFSKVTSFSYQLACHALYNLGRISTYMLLGAIVAGLGHSLSVSMGFRGVLFISMGIILIGLALLGAKVEKLSFQIPFISFLMKKTLQSQNILGLYFLGVLNGFLPCMMVYSFLASVILGHSAFMGAMLGLSFGLGTSVPLFLMGVFLSKISVSYRKFFNLLSKGLMGVFGLYILYMGIMLINHQNPHAMHHSSETTQHDHKRMHEHH, encoded by the coding sequence ATGCAAATGATGCACAATTTGAGTTTTTTGGGCATGTTTTTAGCCGCTTTGAGCATGTCTTTAGGGCATTGTGTGGGCATGTGTGGGGGGATTGTGAGCGCGTTTAGTCAAATAAGATTTTCTAAAGTTACAAGCTTTTCTTACCAGCTCGCTTGCCATGCCCTTTATAATTTAGGGAGAATCAGCACCTACATGCTTTTAGGGGCTATAGTGGCAGGTTTAGGGCATAGTCTTAGCGTGAGCATGGGTTTTAGAGGTGTTTTATTCATCAGCATGGGGATTATTTTGATCGGTTTGGCGCTCTTGGGGGCTAAAGTGGAAAAATTAAGCTTTCAAATCCCTTTCATCTCTTTTTTGATGAAAAAAACCTTGCAATCTCAAAACATTCTAGGGCTGTATTTTTTGGGCGTGTTGAACGGGTTTTTACCTTGCATGATGGTGTATTCGTTTTTAGCGAGCGTGATTCTTGGTCATAGTGCGTTTATGGGAGCGATGCTAGGCCTTTCTTTTGGGCTTGGCACCAGCGTGCCGTTGTTTTTAATGGGGGTTTTTTTAAGCAAAATTTCTGTTTCTTATAGGAAATTTTTCAATCTTTTGTCTAAAGGTTTAATGGGGGTTTTTGGGCTTTATATTCTTTATATGGGAATCATGCTCATTAACCACCAAAACCCCCATGCGATGCATCATTCAAGCGAAACCACCCAACATGATCACAAGCGAATGCATGAGCACCACTAA
- a CDS encoding type III pantothenate kinase, with product MSARQSFTDLKNLILCDIGNTRIHFAKNHQLFSSAKEDLKRLGIQKEIFYISVNEENEKALLNCYPNAKNIAGFFHLETDYVGLGIDRQMACLAVNNGVIVDAGSAITIDLVKEGKHLGGCILPGLAQYIHAYQKSAKILEQPFKALDSLEVLPKNTRDAVNYGMILSVISCIQHLAKNQKIYLCGGDAKYLSAFLPHSVCKERLVFDGMEIALKKAGILECK from the coding sequence ATGTCAGCTAGGCAATCTTTTACAGATTTGAAAAATTTGATTTTATGCGATATAGGCAACACGCGCATCCATTTTGCAAAAAACCATCAGCTCTTTTCAAGCGCTAAAGAAGATTTAAAGCGTTTGGGTATTCAAAAGGAAATTTTTTACATTAGCGTGAATGAAGAAAATGAAAAAGCCCTTTTAAATTGTTACCCTAACGCTAAAAATATTGCAGGATTTTTTCATTTAGAAACCGACTATGTGGGGCTTGGGATAGACCGGCAAATGGCGTGTTTAGCGGTAAATAATGGTGTGATCGTGGATGCGGGGAGCGCGATTACGATTGATTTAGTCAAAGAGGGCAAGCATTTAGGAGGGTGTATTTTGCCCGGTTTAGCCCAATATATCCATGCGTATCAAAAAAGCGCTAAAATTTTAGAGCAACCTTTCAAAGCCTTAGATTCTTTAGAAGTTTTGCCTAAAAACACTAGGGATGCTGTGAATTACGGCATGATTTTAAGCGTCATCTCTTGTATCCAACATTTAGCCAAAAATCAAAAAATCTATCTTTGTGGGGGCGATGCGAAGTATTTGAGCGCGTTTTTACCTCATTCTGTTTGCAAGGAGCGTTTGGTTTTTGACGGGATGGAAATCGCTCTTAAAAAAGCAGGGATATTAGAATGCAAATGA
- a CDS encoding plasminogen-binding protein pgbA C-terminal domain-containing protein, producing MNKPFLILLIALIVFSGCNMRKYFKPAKHQIKGEAYFPNHLQESIVSSNRYGAILKNGAVIGDKGLTQLRIGKNFNYESSFLNESQGFFILAQDCLNKIDKKTSKSKVAKTEETELKLKGVEAEVQDKVCHQVELISNNPNASQKSIIIPLETFALSASVKGNLLAVVLADNSANLYDITSQKLLFSEKGSPSTTINSLMAMPIFMDTVVVFPMLDGRLLVVDYVHGNPTPIRNIVISSDKFFNNITYLIVDGNNMIASTGKRILSVVSGQEFNYDGDIVDLLYDKGTLYVLTLDGQILQMDKSLRELNSVKLPFASLNTIVLNHNKLYSLEKRGYVIEVDLNDFNSYNVYKTPTIGSFKFFSSNRLDKGVFYDKNRVYYDRYYLDYNNFKPKLYPVVEKPASEKSQKGEKGNAPIYLQERHKVKENKQPLEENKVKPRNSGFEEDEVKANQRGMEPINNQNNANNENKVGNENKVGNENNATQQGENKNAPVSKESNAFKEAPKLSPKEEKRRLKEEKKKAKAEQRAREFEQRAKEQQERDEKELEERRKALEMNKK from the coding sequence ATGAACAAACCATTTTTAATCTTACTCATAGCCCTAATTGTTTTTAGCGGCTGTAACATGAGAAAATACTTCAAACCCGCTAAACACCAAATTAAAGGCGAAGCGTATTTCCCTAACCATTTGCAAGAAAGCATCGTTTCGTCTAATCGTTATGGAGCCATTTTGAAAAATGGAGCAGTTATAGGCGATAAAGGTTTAACGCAGTTAAGAATCGGTAAGAATTTCAATTATGAAAGCAGTTTTTTAAATGAGAGTCAAGGGTTTTTCATCCTTGCGCAAGATTGTTTGAACAAGATTGATAAAAAAACAAGCAAAAGCAAGGTGGCTAAGACTGAAGAAACGGAATTGAAATTAAAGGGCGTTGAAGCAGAAGTCCAAGATAAAGTCTGTCATCAAGTGGAATTGATTAGCAATAACCCTAACGCCAGCCAAAAATCCATTATTATTCCTTTGGAGACTTTTGCCTTGAGTGCGAGCGTTAAAGGGAATCTTTTAGCGGTGGTGTTAGCGGACAATTCAGCGAATTTATACGACATCACTTCTCAAAAATTGCTTTTTAGTGAGAAAGGTTCCCCAAGCACCACGATCAATTCTTTAATGGCGATGCCTATTTTTATGGATACGGTCGTGGTATTTCCTATGCTAGATGGGCGCTTGTTAGTCGTGGATTATGTGCATGGAAACCCTACGCCCATTAGAAACATTGTTATCAGCAGCGATAAGTTTTTTAACAATATCACTTACCTTATCGTAGATGGCAATAACATGATCGCTTCCACAGGGAAAAGAATACTCTCAGTAGTGAGCGGTCAAGAGTTCAACTATGATGGGGATATTGTGGATTTGCTTTATGATAAGGGGACTTTATACGTGCTCACGCTAGATGGGCAGATTTTGCAAATGGATAAGAGTTTGAGGGAATTAAACAGCGTGAAACTGCCCTTTGCTTCGCTCAATACCATTGTGTTAAACCATAATAAATTGTATTCTTTAGAAAAACGAGGGTATGTGATAGAGGTGGATTTGAATGATTTTAATTCGTATAATGTCTATAAAACGCCAACTATAGGCAGTTTTAAGTTTTTTTCATCCAATCGTTTGGATAAAGGGGTGTTTTATGATAAAAATCGGGTGTATTATGATCGCTATTATTTAGATTATAATAATTTTAAGCCCAAGCTTTATCCCGTTGTGGAAAAACCTGCATCTGAAAAATCTCAAAAAGGCGAAAAAGGGAACGCTCCTATTTATTTGCAAGAAAGGCATAAAGTCAAAGAAAACAAACAGCCTTTAGAAGAAAACAAAGTTAAGCCAAGAAATAGCGGGTTTGAAGAGGATGAAGTTAAAGCCAATCAACGCGGTATGGAGCCTATTAACAATCAAAATAACGCTAACAACGAAAACAAAGTAGGCAACGAAAACAAAGTAGGCAACGAAAATAACGCTACCCAACAAGGCGAAAACAAAAACGCTCCTGTTTCAAAAGAGAGTAACGCTTTTAAAGAAGCGCCAAAACTCAGCCCTAAAGAAGAAAAACGCCGCTTGAAAGAAGAAAAGAAAAAAGCCAAAGCCGAACAAAGAGCGAGAGAATTTGAACAAAGAGCGAAAGAGCAACAAGAAAGAGATGAAAAAGAGCTTGAAGAAAGAAGAAAAGCTTTAGAAATGAATAAGAAGTAA
- the dut gene encoding dUTP diphosphatase has protein sequence MKIKIQKIHPNALIPKYQTEGSSGFDLHAVEEVMIKPHSVGLVKIGICLSLEVGYELQVRTRSGLALNHQVMVLNSPGTVDNDYRGEIKVILANLSDKDFKVQVGDRIAQGVVQKTYKAEFIECEQLDETSRGSGGFGSTGVSKA, from the coding sequence ATGAAAATTAAAATCCAAAAAATCCACCCAAACGCCCTTATCCCTAAATACCAAACCGAGGGTTCTTCAGGCTTTGATTTGCATGCTGTAGAAGAAGTAATGATCAAACCTCATAGCGTGGGGTTGGTGAAAATAGGGATTTGTCTGTCTTTAGAAGTGGGGTATGAATTGCAAGTGCGCACTCGTAGCGGTTTGGCTTTGAATCATCAGGTGATGGTGTTAAATTCTCCTGGCACGGTGGATAATGATTATAGGGGCGAAATTAAGGTCATTTTAGCGAATTTGAGCGATAAAGATTTTAAAGTTCAAGTAGGGGATAGGATCGCTCAAGGGGTGGTTCAAAAAACTTATAAGGCCGAATTTATAGAATGCGAACAATTAGATGAAACTTCAAGGGGTAGCGGGGGGTTTGGTAGCACAGGAGTGAGTAAGGCATGA
- the greA gene encoding transcription elongation factor GreA has product MNKEPMSMHGYNKICAELKQLKEVERPNIVKEIDIARGHGDLKENAEYHAAKEKQRFIEARIVDLSEIIANAQVIDPSVLSHNKVSFGSTIKILNLDNDKEFSYTIVGSVESDPAKGLISFGSPIAKSLIGKSKGDAVSIQLPNGESDFEILDIYYKEICFDEN; this is encoded by the coding sequence ATGAATAAAGAACCTATGAGTATGCATGGATACAATAAAATTTGTGCGGAATTGAAGCAATTAAAAGAGGTGGAACGGCCTAATATTGTGAAAGAAATTGATATTGCTAGAGGGCATGGGGATTTGAAAGAAAACGCTGAATACCATGCCGCTAAAGAAAAACAACGCTTCATTGAAGCAAGAATCGTGGATTTAAGCGAAATTATCGCTAACGCTCAAGTGATTGATCCGAGCGTTTTATCCCATAATAAAGTGAGTTTTGGCAGCACGATTAAAATCCTTAATTTAGACAACGATAAAGAGTTTTCTTATACGATAGTAGGGAGCGTAGAGAGCGATCCGGCTAAAGGGTTAATCTCTTTTGGTTCGCCGATCGCTAAGAGCTTGATAGGTAAGAGTAAGGGCGATGCGGTGAGTATTCAATTGCCTAATGGCGAGAGCGATTTTGAAATTTTAGACATTTATTATAAAGAGATTTGTTTTGATGAAAATTAA
- the lpxB gene encoding lipid-A-disaccharide synthase — MPTILVSALEASSNAHLEELRRNLPKDYRFIGVFEGKEALYSPREFSIMGFRDVIGRLGFLLKAHKEMVQLAKQADMVLLMDSSSFNIPLAKKIKKQDPHKKIMYYILPQVWAWKKWRAKSLEKYCDFLGAILPFEVGYYQKKAQYVGHPLLDEIKYYKKDIKGETLVFMPGSRKSEIAKIFPLFVKAAQILEQNEGFKRRVLVVPSFFKGLDLKALYGEDIKLFEISYDAHKSLFEAEFAFICSGTATLEAALIGTPFVLAYRAKTMDFLIARMLVNLHYIGLANIFYNALNNETPGLGESQLHPELIQHFLSVEGLLKAYEEMDRERYFKESLRLREYLASGSARKIANEMAFLLNLT; from the coding sequence ATGCCCACGATTTTAGTGAGCGCTTTAGAAGCGAGCTCTAATGCGCATTTAGAGGAATTACGCCGCAATTTGCCTAAAGATTATCGTTTTATTGGGGTGTTTGAAGGCAAAGAAGCGCTCTATAGCCCTAGAGAATTTTCTATCATGGGTTTTAGAGATGTGATAGGCCGTTTAGGGTTTTTACTCAAAGCCCACAAAGAAATGGTCCAATTAGCCAAACAAGCGGATATGGTGCTTTTAATGGATTCTTCTTCTTTCAATATCCCCCTAGCCAAAAAAATCAAAAAACAAGATCCGCATAAAAAAATCATGTATTATATTTTACCGCAAGTTTGGGCATGGAAAAAATGGCGTGCTAAAAGCCTTGAAAAATACTGCGATTTTTTGGGAGCGATTTTGCCTTTTGAAGTGGGCTATTACCAAAAAAAAGCCCAATATGTAGGACACCCTTTATTAGATGAAATTAAATACTATAAAAAAGATATTAAGGGCGAAACTTTAGTGTTCATGCCAGGAAGCCGAAAAAGTGAAATCGCTAAAATATTCCCTTTATTTGTCAAAGCGGCTCAAATTTTAGAACAAAACGAAGGGTTTAAAAGGCGTGTGTTGGTCGTGCCGAGTTTCTTTAAGGGGTTGGATTTGAAAGCCCTTTATGGAGAAGACATTAAATTATTTGAAATTTCTTATGATGCGCATAAGAGTTTGTTTGAAGCGGAGTTTGCGTTCATTTGCAGCGGCACAGCGACTTTAGAGGCCGCTCTGATTGGCACGCCTTTTGTGTTAGCGTATAGGGCTAAAACGATGGATTTTTTGATCGCTAGAATGCTTGTCAATTTGCATTATATAGGTTTAGCGAACATCTTTTATAACGCTTTAAATAATGAAACTCCAGGGCTTGGGGAGAGCCAATTACATCCGGAATTGATCCAGCATTTTTTGAGCGTAGAGGGCTTGTTAAAAGCGTATGAAGAAATGGATAGAGAACGCTATTTTAAAGAAAGTTTGAGATTAAGGGAATATTTAGCCAGTGGGAGCGCGAGAAAAATCGCTAATGAAATGGCTTTTTTGCTGAATTTAACTTAA
- the mua gene encoding nickel-binding protein Mua: MQEELNAYQQEIKDTREVLKKIRLELKQVQEILRKKKSTLKGLKQEIYQKKLEKENSRLNKETQNTQEDVIFPKALEEVEIYTNDNQVIMAKPSKRVFDEGFYLQYRSVLRENRLLKNHLSKKDFENSLLKIELRDLHKEIKLYQVQNLLKDK, from the coding sequence ATGCAAGAAGAATTGAACGCTTACCAGCAAGAAATTAAAGACACTAGAGAAGTTTTAAAAAAAATCCGTTTGGAATTGAAGCAAGTCCAAGAAATCTTGCGTAAGAAAAAGAGCACCTTAAAAGGTTTGAAGCAAGAAATCTATCAAAAAAAATTAGAAAAAGAAAACTCCCGCTTAAACAAAGAAACACAAAATACACAAGAGGATGTGATTTTCCCTAAAGCCCTTGAAGAAGTGGAGATTTACACTAATGATAATCAGGTTATAATGGCAAAACCAAGCAAGCGCGTGTTTGATGAAGGGTTTTATTTGCAATACCGCAGCGTTTTGCGCGAAAACAGGCTTTTAAAAAACCATCTCTCTAAAAAAGATTTTGAAAATTCGTTACTCAAAATTGAATTAAGGGATTTGCATAAAGAAATCAAGCTCTATCAAGTCCAAAACCTTTTGAAAGACAAATAA
- the hypA gene encoding hydrogenase/urease nickel incorporation protein HypA, which produces MHEYSVVSSLIALCEEHAKKNQAHKIERVVVGIGERSAMDKSLFVSAFETFREESLVCKDAILDIVDEKVELECKDCSHVFKPNALDYGVCEKCHSKNVVITQGNEMRLLSLEMLAE; this is translated from the coding sequence ATGCATGAATACTCGGTTGTTTCTTCTTTAATCGCTCTTTGCGAAGAGCATGCGAAGAAAAATCAAGCCCATAAGATTGAAAGAGTTGTGGTTGGTATTGGTGAAAGAAGCGCTATGGATAAGAGCTTGTTTGTGAGCGCGTTTGAGACTTTTAGAGAAGAATCTTTGGTGTGTAAAGACGCTATTTTAGACATTGTAGATGAAAAGGTTGAATTAGAATGCAAGGATTGTTCGCATGTTTTTAAGCCTAATGCGCTAGATTATGGGGTGTGTGAGAAATGCCACAGCAAGAATGTCGTTATCACTCAAGGCAATGAAATGCGTTTGTTGTCTTTGGAAATGTTAGCGGAATAA
- the flgE gene encoding flagellar hook protein FlgE — translation MLRSLWSGVNGMQAHQIALDIESNNIANVNTTGFKYSRASFVDMLSQVKLIATAPYKNGLAGQNDFSVGLGVGVDATTKIFSQGNIQNTDVKTDLAIQGDGFFIISPDRGITRNFTRDGEFLFDSQGSLVTTGGLVVQGWVRNGSDTGNKGSDTDALKVDNTGPLENIRIDPGMVMPARASNRISMRANLNAGRHADQTAAIFALDSSAKTPSDGINPVYDSSTNLTQVAEDMGSLYNEDGDALLLNENQGIWVSYKSAKMVKDILPSAENSTLELNGVKISFTNDSAVSRTSSLVAAKNAINAVKSQTGIEAYLDGKQLRLENTNELDGDEKLKNIVVTQAGTGAFANFLDGDKDVTAFKYSYTHSISPNADIGQFRTTEDLRALIQHDANIVKDPSLADNYQDSAASIGVTINQYGMFEINNKDNKNVIKENLNIFVSGYSSDSVTNNVLFKNAMKGLNTASLIEGGASASSSKFTHATHATSIDVIDSLGTKHAMRIEFYRSGGAEWNFRVIVPEPGELVGGSAARPNVFEGGRLHFNNDGSLAGMNPPLLQFDPKNGADAPQRINLAFGSSGSFDGLTSVDKISETYAIEQNGYQAGDLMDVRFDSDGVLLGAFSNGRTLALAQVALANFANDAGLQALGGNVFSQTGNSGQALIGAANTGRRGSISGSKLESSNVDLSRSLTNLIVVQRGFQANSKAVTTSDQILNTLLNLKQ, via the coding sequence ATGCTTAGGTCTTTATGGTCTGGTGTCAATGGGATGCAAGCCCACCAAATCGCTTTGGATATTGAGAGTAATAATATTGCGAATGTGAATACCACTGGTTTTAAATATTCTAGGGCTTCTTTTGTGGATATGCTCTCTCAAGTCAAACTCATCGCTACCGCACCCTATAAAAACGGGTTAGCAGGGCAGAATGACTTTTCTGTGGGGCTTGGGGTAGGCGTGGATGCGACGACTAAAATCTTTTCACAAGGCAATATCCAAAACACAGATGTCAAAACCGATCTAGCGATTCAAGGCGATGGCTTTTTTATCATTAGCCCTGATAGGGGGATCACGCGCAATTTCACTAGAGATGGGGAGTTTCTTTTTGACTCGCAAGGGAGTTTGGTTACCACCGGCGGTCTTGTGGTGCAAGGGTGGGTGCGAAACGGGAGCGATACCGGCAATAAAGGGAGCGATACGGACGCTTTAAAAGTGGATAACACCGGCCCTTTAGAAAACATTAGAATTGATCCTGGAATGGTGATGCCAGCCAGAGCGAGTAACCGCATTTCTATGAGGGCGAATTTAAACGCTGGAAGGCATGCCGATCAAACAGCGGCGATATTTGCTTTGGATTCTTCAGCTAAAACCCCTTCAGATGGCATTAATCCGGTGTATGATTCAAGCACGAATCTAACTCAAGTCGCCGAAGACATGGGATCTTTATACAATGAAGATGGCGACGCTCTTTTATTGAATGAAAATCAAGGGATTTGGGTGAGCTATAAGAGCGCAAAAATGGTCAAAGACATCCTCCCTTCTGCAGAAAACAGCACGCTTGAATTGAATGGGGTTAAGATTTCTTTCACCAACGATTCAGCGGTGAGCAGGACTTCAAGCCTAGTAGCGGCCAAAAATGCGATCAACGCAGTCAAAAGCCAAACAGGCATTGAAGCCTATTTGGACGGCAAGCAATTGCGTTTGGAAAACACCAATGAATTAGACGGCGATGAAAAGCTTAAAAACATTGTGGTTACTCAAGCTGGGACCGGAGCGTTCGCTAACTTTTTAGACGGCGACAAAGATGTAACGGCTTTCAAATACAGCTACACGCATTCTATTAGCCCTAATGCGGATATTGGGCAGTTTAGGACCACTGAAGACTTGCGCGCCTTAATCCAGCATGACGCTAATATCGTTAAAGATCCTAGTTTAGCGGACAATTACCAAGACTCAGCCGCTTCTATAGGGGTTACAATCAACCAATACGGCATGTTTGAAATCAATAATAAAGACAATAAAAATGTCATTAAAGAAAATCTCAATATTTTTGTGAGCGGGTATTCTTCAGACAGCGTAACGAACAATGTTTTGTTTAAAAACGCCATGAAAGGGCTTAATACCGCTTCTTTAATTGAAGGGGGAGCGTCAGCGAGCAGTTCTAAATTCACCCACGCTACGCATGCGACAAGCATTGATGTGATAGACAGCTTAGGCACTAAACACGCCATGCGCATTGAGTTTTATAGGAGTGGGGGAGCGGAATGGAATTTTAGAGTGATCGTGCCTGAGCCTGGGGAATTAGTAGGGGGGTCAGCGGCTAGGCCTAATGTGTTTGAGGGAGGCCGTTTGCATTTTAATAATGACGGATCGCTTGCAGGCATGAACCCGCCTCTTTTGCAATTTGACCCTAAAAATGGCGCTGATGCCCCCCAACGCATCAATTTAGCCTTTGGTTCCTCAGGGAGTTTTGATGGGCTAACGAGCGTGGATAAGATTTCTGAAACTTATGCGATTGAGCAAAACGGCTATCAAGCGGGCGATTTGATGGATGTCCGCTTTGATTCAGACGGGGTGCTTTTAGGGGCGTTCAGTAATGGCAGGACTTTAGCACTCGCACAAGTGGCTTTAGCGAATTTCGCTAACGATGCGGGCTTACAGGCTTTAGGCGGGAATGTCTTTTCTCAAACCGGAAACTCAGGGCAGGCCTTAATCGGTGCGGCTAATACGGGGCGTAGGGGTTCGATTTCAGGATCTAAACTGGAGTCTAGTAATGTGGATTTGAGCCGGAGCTTAACGAATTTGATTGTGGTTCAAAGGGGGTTTCAAGCGAACTCTAAAGCGGTAACCACATCCGATCAAATCCTTAACACCCTATTGAATCTGAAGCAATAA
- a CDS encoding zinc ribbon domain-containing protein YjdM — protein MQDLPPCPKCNDAYTYHDGAQLVCSSCLYEWNENEANDEKLIVKDCHNNLLQNGDSVILIKDLKVKGSSLVLKKGTKIKNIKLVNSDHNVDCKVEGQSLSLKSEFLKKA, from the coding sequence ATGCAAGATTTACCCCCATGCCCTAAATGCAACGACGCCTACACCTACCATGATGGCGCGCAACTGGTTTGCTCTAGCTGTTTGTATGAATGGAATGAAAATGAAGCTAATGATGAAAAATTGATCGTTAAAGATTGCCATAACAATCTTTTACAAAATGGGGACTCGGTCATTCTCATTAAGGATTTAAAAGTTAAAGGTTCATCTTTAGTGCTTAAAAAAGGCACCAAAATCAAAAATATCAAGCTTGTCAATAGCGATCACAATGTGGATTGTAAAGTGGAAGGGCAGAGTTTGTCTTTAAAATCTGAATTCCTCAAAAAAGCTTAG
- a CDS encoding twin-arginine translocation signal domain-containing protein, with translation MKRRDFIKTTALGATSAVLGAQILQAEESKGSVAKYKIEAQYSIDFDSAEHTSLFIPMPSIVASNVYLQGNHASYKSMLNFGVPYLQVDFLKSAQKKQAHLSYEIASYQLNERLFETSDFVAMGRYERDDASVANIANQLKGTTPKESVRNFYAFIKHDMPKRQKALEGKENLPKRESLPWFATISQESMFVSLCHACGIKSAEVQGLKLAQNSVVENASRVEVYLKDSFLAFDFQNNHKGVFIPLNRHKDMQLDSALLATFGDAFALVDGRDLGNYESKLFEKRVSYTIV, from the coding sequence ATGAAACGAAGGGATTTTATTAAAACGACTGCTTTAGGCGCTACAAGTGCTGTTTTAGGAGCACAGATTTTGCAGGCAGAAGAAAGCAAAGGGAGTGTTGCAAAATATAAAATAGAAGCTCAATACAGCATTGATTTTGATTCTGCAGAACACACTTCACTTTTCATTCCCATGCCGAGTATTGTAGCGAGCAATGTGTATTTACAAGGCAATCATGCTAGCTATAAAAGCATGCTCAATTTTGGAGTGCCTTATTTGCAAGTGGATTTTTTAAAAAGCGCTCAAAAAAAACAAGCCCATTTGTCTTACGAGATCGCTAGCTATCAATTGAATGAGCGTTTGTTTGAAACGAGCGATTTTGTAGCAATGGGGCGTTATGAAAGAGACGATGCGAGCGTGGCTAACATTGCCAACCAGCTCAAGGGAACAACCCCCAAAGAAAGCGTCCGTAATTTTTATGCGTTCATCAAGCATGACATGCCCAAGAGACAAAAGGCTTTAGAGGGTAAAGAAAATTTGCCTAAACGCGAGAGTTTGCCTTGGTTTGCGACTATTTCACAAGAGAGCATGTTTGTGTCCTTATGCCATGCGTGTGGGATTAAAAGTGCTGAAGTGCAAGGCTTGAAATTGGCTCAAAACAGCGTGGTGGAAAACGCTTCTAGGGTAGAAGTATATTTGAAAGATTCATTTCTAGCGTTTGATTTTCAAAATAACCACAAGGGAGTCTTTATCCCGTTGAATCGTCATAAAGACATGCAGTTAGATTCTGCCTTATTGGCGACTTTTGGCGATGCCTTTGCCCTTGTAGATGGTAGGGATTTAGGCAATTACGAGAGCAAACTTTTTGAAAAAAGAGTGTCCTATACGATTGTCTAA